AGGACctgccctcctcctcttctggaGTTACAAGGGACCAAACTGTGTGTTGAGCGCTGCCCGAATCGCTTTTATGTGCTGAATGATTTGTGCAAACAGTGCCACACCAGTTGTCAGACATGCACAGGTGATTAGGGGGCTCTTTGATTTCTCATTTCACAACTGTTTGGCTAAAGTTGGACAACTTGACAACGTACAAACTTAACAGTGTCTTTCCAATGTGTCAGTATTTGCCTTTCATTCTTCATTATTGCGTTCAGTAGTCATTTATTATATGATGTATTCATGTTGAATTTGTGTTTGCAGATGCCTCGCCTCAGGGCTGTGTGACGTGCGACTGGGGCAGCACCCTAAAAGATGGAGTCTGCTATCCTCAGTGTGAGGAGGGGCGATATTTTTCACAAGAGGTGTGTTCCTTTCAGTGGTTCATGTTTCATTTCCCATCTTTTTGAGTCAAACTAGATCAAGGCAAAAGAGAAACTTATCGCTCTAGCTTTTCTTTACCATGATATGAAAGTTTGTCTTTTCCCACAAATCACTTCATGATACACCATAAGCGTTGCTGCAAGAGTCGTACATGGCATGCAGTGGATTTTTATTAAGATTACAAAATCATGTTTAAGTTAATAATTAAAAGCCATAAGCTTTCACACCTTTGTCACCTTCTCACAATAGATTCGATTAGCTGAATATCACAGCATCTTTCCACTGGACTTAAAAGACACTAACCACAGTTCCTTGAATTTCCCCTCAATGGGGTaactaaccttttttttttgactgggGTGGCCCCACTGTGGCAGTGACTCATGCAGGGGTGGCCTCATGTATGCACATCATATACAAGAATGTGTAACATTTATTTACCCTGTCTGATTACACAATATATCTAAacataaaactaacactaaaatatCCTACAGAGGTTTTATTCCTGTGTATATAGCCTTTCAAAAGAAACATAGCAGGTTGACACCAGTGACAACACACTGTAGGTTCTCTTACCACAGTTCTCACAGCATGCACTACATTGTGCAGCATAGCATTCTCGCTGTCAgaactgcatctaaaaaaaaaatatttaatttaacccCGGCCAATTTCAGTATtccttttataaaaaataaagagcagGGGCTGAACAAGTTATGTCCAGTgagagaagtgaaaaaaaaaattccagaaaATCTTCCTGTTTGATTCTCCCAgtaccttgtcatctccctctgtCCTTGTTCCTTGTCCATGTTAATGCAAGCAACAGAGCAACAGTGGGAAAACATTACGCTGCATCCTAAGTGATTTGCCAGGACTCTGTAGTAGGAATCAATGTAATCACGCTTTTTTTGTCACTACCTAATGCATGCTTGCTTCATAGGCAGTTAGGACACACtgttagctttatttttaattactCAAAAAGATGTCAGAACTCACAATTTCAAGTACTGACAAAGCAAATGCGGCATTCAACAAAAGCTCCAGGCAGCCTACAACACAACCTGAAAAACTGATTCAAGTGTAAGTCTCACCTCTGACAAAGCACTTAgcttatctttatttataattcTTGgatggccaatcagatttcttgGGTTGCCATGGCCATTGCAATCCCCTTGATATATCCTTGATTCTTCTTAAACAACTGCTTTGTCCATCCAGTACAAATTGTCTTATATTGTAGGAAACCTGTGAGCCATGCCACAGCTCATGTAGGCATTGCAACGGCCCTAGACCTGACCAGTGTTTGACTTGTCACCGTGATTCTGCTCTTCATGCTGTGGAGAACCGCTGTGCCCGCTGCTGTAAGGCTGGAGGAAACCAAACTGACTGTTGTGTTTGCGACAGCCGCTCAGGTAGAGATCCTGCCTATCAAAGGACATGTAAGACAGTTTTAATTTACACATCtaattaaagcttttttttttctttccagctCTGTGCGTGGAGGCTCCCAAGCCCAAGTCAGGTGATGATGAAGGATCAGACCTGAATATGTCATCTAAAGCTCTGAAGCACACAACAGCTGCCCTGCCTGTCGCCCTGCTGCTAGCACTGGGGTTAGCTCTGGCTGTGTTTGCTTTGGTCAAGGCCCAGGCAAAGAAAAGGTTCTGCTGGAGCCAGAGCTATGAGAGGCTGAGCGGCAGCGCCAGCATCAACATGCCTCATGGTGTGCCCGAGCCAGACAGTGGAGACGAGGTGGACGTTGTGTACACCAGTAGAAATGGATCAGTGTATCGGCGCTACAGCTTTATCCATGAGCAGGATGCAGACGCAGACTAGGATGTGGATCAGAGAGCTTCATCTTAGATGCATCATAATTATCTTTGTTTCGCGGACGCTTTCAAATCTGACAGTTGAATTTGAAATAGTTTGATGTTTAGGAGAGACTGCAATTATATTTTGCATTGGTAAGGTGCTTTTTGAATTCtggtgtttattttattcaattaaGTGCCTGTATCTGCACATTTTTAGATGAGGTGTATGTGAgggaaaaagtgaaataaaacatagCTGTGTGTATATAAATAGGTagccttaattttttttttactaggtATTTAGGAGACATTTGTTCTATGACTGTGTAAGATCTTTTAGATCTGCATTATTTGTTGTtaatataaatgaatgaaataaatctttttCATCTGATTTAGCCTACTCATTGCACCTTAAACAAGGGCTCTTTGCCACTGGATAAGATTTTGTCACTGGAGACGGTGTTAGTGGCTTTGCCATCATTATTTGTGCTTTCAGTCATGTCCTTGGCTTTCATAGTGAAGGTCTAAAAGCCGAACTAATGgctcctaaccttgcaaagcagatggattcacccattaCTGTGTTTCTTACAAGAAAATGTGTGTACAAATCCATAATGTATGTCAGGTTAAATGGCTACCTTAAGCCTTAGCAAAACGGAATTGATGTCTACCAGGAAATTTGTGAGCCAAGATCCTACTGGGACGTTACTGAAAGGATTAAATTCTTGACACACCTCAGCTGGGCACGCCTACATGAATGGATGATTGATTTAGCAACCCTTCATTGAATAAAACATCAACTCCTCGTCCCATTTGGTTAAACTGTAATCTGCACTCACCTGCGCTGTACTCACCTCAAGCTGGGACATGGCTTTTCCTAGATTTTTACGGGGCCAAGTATTGCTTTTGAGAAGCCTCTCTCTCATCTTCATGGGAATGCTCTTTTCTCTGGCTCTGTGGGAAAGGGGCTCTCACAGAAAGCCACTGTCTGATCTCAGGATACCACAGCAGTTCTCTATTGACCTGGCTGGCTGCACAGCCATCATCAGCGGAAACGTAGAGGGGAAGGAGAAATCACTGGAAGAACTTCTTGCATCCAGGAAAAAACAGATGCTTTTATCTGAGGACTTTTACCTCAATGTAACACAGGACTGTGACggttatattaaaaaaagaggcTTTATCACTGTGCCCCTCagtgaagaggagagggacttTCCTATTGCCTACTCAATGGTGGTCCATGAGAAGATTGAGATGTTTGAGCGACTTCTACGAGCTGTTTACACTCCTCAGAACATCTACTGTGTGCATGTGGACCAGAAATCCTCTCAAGAATTTCAAAAGGCTGCAGAGGCAATAGCCTCCTGCTTTCCTAATGTGTTTGTAGCCAGTAAACTGGAAAAAGTGGTGTATGCCTCCTGGTCCAGAGTGCAGGCTGATTTGAACTGTATGACAGATCTACTTCACTCACACGTCCAGTGGAAGTACCTGCTGAACACCTGTGGGACAGACTTTCCTATCAAAACCAACAGAGAGATGATCCAAGCGCTGAAGGCCCTGAATGGGAGGAACAGCATGGAGTCTGAGGTCCCCAGTGACTTTAAAGCAGGACGATGGAAGTATCATCACAACGTGACTAACATTGTAACACGAACGACTGTGAGGAAAAGCCCTCCTCCTGTTAGCAGCCCCATGTTCTCAGGGAACGCTTATTTTGTTGTCACAAGAGCCTTTGTGGAACACGTGATGCAGGACAGAGGCGTTCAAAAACTGATGGAGTGGGAAAAAGACACTTTCAGCCCAGATGAGCACCTCTGGGCCACCCTGCAGAGGATGCCGTCTGTCCCGGGATCAGTGCCCGCTAACAATAAGTATGATACATCAGACATGCTTGCCCTCGCTCGTGTGGTGAAGTGGAGCTTTCTGGCAGGAGATGTAAGAAGTGGAGCTCCATACTATCACTGCACTGGAGTGTACAGAAGATCAGTTTGTGTTTATGGAGCTGGAGACCTTGGGTGGCTCCtgaaacaacagcagctctTTGCTAATAAGTTTGATCCAGAAGTTGATGATGTCGCTATTCGATGTTTGGAGTCAGTTctacattttaaagcattagGACATAACTCAAGCTTGACAGAAAAATATTCAACCACTCTGTAAAGCATATAATCAGCTTAAACAATAAA
The sequence above is a segment of the Cheilinus undulatus linkage group 9, ASM1832078v1, whole genome shotgun sequence genome. Coding sequences within it:
- the gcnt3 gene encoding beta-1,3-galactosyl-O-glycosyl-glycoprotein beta-1,6-N-acetylglucosaminyltransferase 3 — its product is MAFPRFLRGQVLLLRSLSLIFMGMLFSLALWERGSHRKPLSDLRIPQQFSIDLAGCTAIISGNVEGKEKSLEELLASRKKQMLLSEDFYLNVTQDCDGYIKKRGFITVPLSEEERDFPIAYSMVVHEKIEMFERLLRAVYTPQNIYCVHVDQKSSQEFQKAAEAIASCFPNVFVASKLEKVVYASWSRVQADLNCMTDLLHSHVQWKYLLNTCGTDFPIKTNREMIQALKALNGRNSMESEVPSDFKAGRWKYHHNVTNIVTRTTVRKSPPPVSSPMFSGNAYFVVTRAFVEHVMQDRGVQKLMEWEKDTFSPDEHLWATLQRMPSVPGSVPANNKYDTSDMLALARVVKWSFLAGDVRSGAPYYHCTGVYRRSVCVYGAGDLGWLLKQQQLFANKFDPEVDDVAIRCLESVLHFKALGHNSSLTEKYSTTL